One segment of Aquimarina sp. BL5 DNA contains the following:
- a CDS encoding outer membrane lipoprotein-sorting protein, which yields MNTLKSLIVGLIIAIIAPASAQTADEIVANYLENTGGKENWEKLESVEMVGVMKMQGMEIPFEQVSTKDGKQLVTIELQGNRMVWSAFDGETSWQRNQMTMEAEKSDSEATENMKKQTKDFPDPFLNYKEKGYSIELVGKETVDGTETFKIKMTKDPIIVDGQSLPNIVHYYFDTENFVPIIIETQMNQGPMKGQTIKSSISDYQEVNGVYFPFTVGSEFQTMNFKEIKLNPEVDSAKFAFPEKK from the coding sequence CAAACGGCTGATGAAATTGTAGCAAATTATCTAGAAAACACTGGAGGAAAAGAAAACTGGGAAAAACTAGAAAGTGTAGAAATGGTTGGGGTTATGAAAATGCAAGGAATGGAAATTCCTTTTGAACAAGTATCTACAAAAGATGGAAAACAATTGGTTACTATAGAATTACAAGGAAATCGTATGGTATGGTCTGCGTTTGATGGAGAAACCTCTTGGCAGAGAAACCAAATGACCATGGAAGCTGAGAAAAGTGATAGTGAAGCTACAGAAAATATGAAAAAGCAAACTAAAGATTTCCCGGATCCATTTTTAAATTATAAGGAAAAAGGATACAGCATCGAATTAGTTGGAAAAGAAACTGTTGATGGAACCGAAACTTTTAAAATAAAAATGACCAAAGATCCAATTATAGTAGATGGTCAATCTCTACCTAACATTGTTCACTATTATTTTGATACAGAAAATTTTGTACCTATCATCATTGAGACGCAAATGAACCAAGGTCCTATGAAAGGACAAACCATAAAGTCTTCTATTAGCGACTATCAAGAAGTAAATGGAGTTTATTTTCCGTTTACAGTAGGAAGTGAGTTTCAAACTATGAACTTCAAAGAAATCAAACTAAACCCAGAAGTTGATAGTGCAAAATTTGCTTTCCCAGAAAAGAAATAA